In the Aliarcobacter cryaerophilus genome, one interval contains:
- the metG gene encoding methionine--tRNA ligase, producing MQKECKNVYITTPIYYVNDVAHIGHAYTTIIADMLARYSRLIGHNTYLLTGTDEHGQKIAQSAEARGKTPKEYADEISGKFRALWDDFDITYDKFIRTTDEEHKVGVQQAFLKMYQNQDIYKGEYEGFYCVPCETFFPESQLADGEFCPECGRSTIVVKEESYFFKLSKYEDKLLKWYEENPDCILPRAKKNEIVNFVKNGLKDLSISRTSFDWGVKLPESMNEPKHVMYVWLDALLNYTTALGYGTTEKNMNFWPANIHLVGKDILRFHAIYWPAFLMSLNLPLPKHIAAHGWWTRDGEKMSKSKGNVVNPKEVADAYGLDAFRYFLLREVPFGQDGDFSQKALLDRINSDLGNDLGNLLNRIMGMSGKYFDFSVSSKDVLKFHKKELNEVNSIVSTLENYIYNMQINRYLEEIWKILTIGNKAINDYEPWNLIKDGKNDEAMALVALITNIMAKVALLLDSVMPHKIKDIATCLGIEISTQNYNKLILNNELLSDVKITKIDALFPRVEDILLAQPDVSDITVLQKDESKYESKDEPEALDLGDLNLITIDKFFETTIKVGTIIEAVEVPKSSKLLKLQVDLGENRPRQVVAGIKEFYSASELVGTQACVVANLKPAKLMGLLSEGMLLAAKDENGLSLIRPEKPKKIGTKIS from the coding sequence ATGCAAAAAGAGTGTAAAAATGTTTATATAACAACTCCAATTTATTATGTAAATGATGTAGCACACATAGGTCATGCTTACACAACAATAATAGCTGATATGCTAGCAAGATACTCAAGATTAATTGGACATAATACATATTTATTAACAGGAACTGATGAACACGGACAAAAAATTGCTCAAAGTGCTGAAGCTAGAGGAAAAACTCCAAAAGAGTATGCAGATGAGATTTCTGGAAAATTTAGAGCGCTTTGGGATGATTTTGATATAACTTACGATAAATTTATTAGAACAACAGATGAAGAGCATAAAGTTGGTGTTCAACAAGCTTTTTTAAAGATGTATCAAAATCAAGATATTTACAAAGGTGAATATGAAGGTTTTTACTGTGTTCCTTGTGAGACATTTTTTCCAGAATCTCAACTTGCAGATGGAGAGTTTTGTCCAGAGTGTGGTAGATCTACTATAGTTGTAAAAGAAGAAAGCTACTTTTTTAAATTATCAAAATATGAAGATAAACTTTTAAAATGGTATGAAGAGAATCCTGATTGCATATTACCAAGAGCTAAAAAAAATGAGATTGTAAATTTTGTAAAAAATGGTTTAAAAGATCTTTCAATTTCTAGAACATCTTTTGATTGGGGAGTTAAGCTTCCTGAATCTATGAATGAACCAAAACATGTTATGTATGTTTGGCTTGATGCACTTTTAAACTACACAACAGCTTTAGGATATGGAACGACTGAAAAAAATATGAATTTTTGGCCAGCAAATATTCATTTAGTTGGAAAAGATATTTTAAGGTTCCATGCTATTTATTGGCCAGCATTTTTAATGAGCTTAAATTTACCTCTACCAAAACATATTGCTGCTCATGGATGGTGGACTAGAGATGGTGAAAAAATGAGTAAATCAAAAGGAAATGTAGTAAATCCAAAAGAGGTAGCAGATGCTTATGGATTAGATGCATTTAGATATTTCCTTTTAAGAGAAGTTCCTTTTGGGCAAGATGGAGATTTTTCACAAAAAGCACTACTAGATAGAATAAACTCTGATTTAGGAAATGATTTAGGAAATTTACTAAATAGAATTATGGGAATGAGTGGCAAATATTTTGACTTTAGTGTAAGCTCAAAAGATGTTCTTAAATTCCATAAAAAAGAGCTTAATGAAGTAAATAGTATTGTATCAACACTAGAAAACTATATTTATAATATGCAAATAAATAGATACCTAGAAGAGATTTGGAAAATCTTAACTATTGGAAACAAAGCTATAAATGACTATGAACCATGGAATTTAATAAAAGATGGTAAAAACGATGAAGCTATGGCTTTAGTTGCTCTAATTACAAACATTATGGCAAAAGTTGCTCTACTTCTTGATAGTGTAATGCCACATAAAATAAAAGATATTGCAACTTGTTTAGGTATTGAAATATCAACTCAAAATTATAATAAATTAATATTAAATAATGAACTTTTAAGTGATGTAAAAATAACAAAAATAGATGCCCTATTTCCAAGAGTTGAAGATATTTTACTAGCACAACCAGATGTTTCAGATATTACAGTTTTACAAAAAGATGAAAGTAAATATGAATCAAAAGATGAGCCTGAAGCTCTTGATTTAGGAGATTTAAATCTTATAACTATTGATAAATTCTTTGAAACAACTATTAAAGTTGGAACTATCATAGAAGCTGTTGAAGTTCCAAAATCTTCAAAACTTCTAAAACTTCAAGTTGATTTAGGTGAAAATCGTCCAAGACAAGTTGTTGCGGGAATAAAAGAATTTTATAGTGCATCTGAACTTGTTGGAACTCAAGCTTGTGTTGTTGCAAACTTAAAACCTGCGAAATTAATGGGTCTTTTAAGTGAAGGTATGCTTTTAGCAGCAAAAGATGAAAATGGATTAAGCCTAATAAGACCTGAAAAACCTAAAAAAATTGGTACAAAAATAAGCTAG
- a CDS encoding peptidoglycan synthetase: MKISSIVDIVDGELLNSPSISFINNISSDANKVKTSDMFIAKNIEDLKIALQNGAYAVIFEKDFEVIDNEIAFIKVKNLELALLKIVRYKLSTLKIKSYFCSDETFDMLKLYQNNHTKPIFLISKNIEKAFKFIDDIKDGDILISKNKKLLESIYPDSKEFEKKLDENSIKNLIKHSLFELSFSYKDIYFSKLRLSKIYLNSFLNIYDFFKGNIDISKLKLYSNFKAIFIDKDFQPIESGKSDSFIICQTNKNLIPIEIAYLKNEFRYAKTIFVSKYKISFLDEKEQIIINNIEDLKNILKNLKFNCVYLIGFTNQEIFEFLQNSQKLQALF; this comes from the coding sequence GTGAAAATCTCTTCAATAGTTGATATAGTTGATGGAGAACTTCTAAACTCTCCATCTATCTCTTTTATAAACAATATAAGCAGTGATGCAAACAAAGTAAAAACTTCTGATATGTTTATTGCAAAAAATATTGAAGATTTAAAAATAGCTTTACAAAATGGAGCTTATGCAGTTATATTTGAAAAAGATTTTGAAGTAATTGATAATGAAATTGCTTTTATAAAAGTAAAAAATCTAGAATTAGCTTTATTAAAAATAGTAAGATATAAACTATCTACTCTAAAAATCAAATCCTATTTTTGTAGTGATGAAACTTTTGATATGTTAAAGTTATATCAAAACAATCATACAAAACCTATTTTTCTAATCTCTAAAAATATAGAAAAAGCATTTAAATTTATTGATGATATTAAAGATGGTGATATTTTAATATCAAAAAATAAAAAACTTTTAGAGAGCATCTATCCAGATAGCAAAGAGTTTGAGAAAAAATTAGATGAAAATAGTATAAAAAATCTAATAAAACACTCTTTATTTGAACTTAGTTTTTCATACAAAGATATATACTTCTCAAAATTAAGATTATCTAAAATATATTTGAATAGTTTTTTGAATATTTATGATTTTTTTAAAGGAAATATTGATATTTCAAAACTAAAACTATATTCAAACTTTAAAGCAATATTTATTGATAAAGATTTTCAACCAATAGAGAGTGGGAAAAGTGATAGCTTTATAATTTGCCAAACAAATAAAAATTTAATTCCTATAGAAATTGCCTATCTAAAAAATGAATTTAGATATGCAAAAACTATATTTGTTTCAAAATATAAAATATCTTTTTTAGATGAAAAAGAACAGATAATTATAAATAATATAGAAGATTTAAAAAATATTTTAAAAAATTTGAAATTTAACTGTGTTTATTTAATAGGTTTTACAAACCAAGAGATTTTTGAATTTCTACAAAACTCTCAAAAACTACAAGCTCTATTTTAA
- a CDS encoding LexA family transcriptional regulator: MFIVEDILNKLKNILKTDSKTKKVFDKELAEALDLTQANFATMKNRGKIPYTNILNFCAKRKISINWLLYNQNPNSLIDSTDRYWIKYYPTVNVSAGGGAYDSEDYCESLELPDCFLTMLGGKENLKNIDAINVVGDSMEPTLNSNNIIFVDKTKNDISRDGIYAFTTNHGLFVKRVQKRVDGLLDIISDNKDYPVQILKKDELNILGKVISSFGKIY, translated from the coding sequence ATGTTTATAGTTGAAGATATTCTTAATAAGTTAAAAAATATTTTAAAAACTGATAGTAAAACAAAAAAAGTTTTTGATAAAGAGTTGGCTGAGGCTTTGGATTTAACTCAAGCAAATTTTGCAACAATGAAAAATAGAGGGAAAATTCCATATACAAATATTTTAAATTTTTGTGCAAAGAGAAAAATTTCAATAAATTGGCTTTTGTATAATCAAAATCCAAACTCTTTAATAGATAGCACTGATAGATACTGGATAAAATATTATCCAACTGTAAATGTAAGTGCTGGAGGTGGAGCTTATGATAGTGAAGATTATTGTGAAAGTTTGGAGCTTCCTGATTGTTTTTTAACTATGTTAGGTGGAAAAGAAAATCTTAAAAATATAGATGCTATAAATGTTGTTGGTGATTCAATGGAACCTACACTAAACTCAAATAATATAATTTTTGTTGATAAAACTAAAAATGATATAAGTAGGGATGGAATCTATGCCTTTACAACAAATCATGGTCTTTTTGTAAAAAGAGTCCAAAAAAGAGTAGATGGACTTTTAGATATTATTTCTGACAATAAAGATTATCCTGTTCAAATTTTAAAAAAAGATGAACTAAATATTTTAGGAAAAGTTATTAGTTCATTTGGAAAAATATATTAA
- the pckA gene encoding phosphoenolpyruvate carboxykinase (ATP), with amino-acid sequence MSNIKDSLGLENIGTIFRNSDVDFLIDFAVKNEKAKISSTGALMIDTGIFTGRSPKDKFFVNQDPSNKYIAWGDINRKVSKEVYVDLLANSKKQLSNKDIFVTDVFCGSSLDSRRAVRFITEVAWQAHFIQNMFILPTKEELENFKPDFTIYNACKTVDMAYVSHGLHSEVYVIFNVEENQAIIGGTWYAGEMKKGVFSMMNYWLPLEGKLPMHCSANIGKDGDTALFFGLSGTGKTTLSTDPNRALIGDDEHGWDDNGVFNFEGGCYAKVINLDPESEPEIFGAIKKGAILENVVADENGVVDYSDKSKTENTRVSYPIDHIENHTPSMRGGHPKNIIFLCADAFGVLPPVAKLDKQQAMYYFLSGYTAKVAGTERGINEPMATFSSCFGEAFLPLNPTVYAELLGKKIDEHNVNVFLVNTGWTGGPYGVGKRMSIKNTRACINAILDGSINESEFQNMTIFNIQIPKTLKGVDTHVLTPRYTWSDPLEYDKAKRKLAEMYIENFKKYLTLESEYDFTAAGPQL; translated from the coding sequence ATGTCTAATATTAAAGACTCATTAGGTTTAGAAAACATTGGTACGATATTTAGAAATTCGGATGTCGATTTTTTAATCGATTTTGCGGTAAAAAATGAGAAGGCAAAAATATCTTCTACTGGTGCTTTAATGATTGATACAGGTATTTTTACAGGTAGAAGTCCAAAAGATAAGTTCTTTGTAAATCAAGACCCATCAAATAAATATATTGCTTGGGGAGATATAAATAGAAAAGTTTCAAAAGAGGTTTATGTTGATTTACTTGCAAACTCAAAAAAACAACTAAGCAATAAAGATATTTTTGTAACAGATGTTTTTTGTGGTTCTTCATTAGATTCAAGAAGAGCAGTAAGATTTATTACTGAAGTTGCTTGGCAAGCTCATTTTATTCAAAATATGTTTATTCTTCCTACAAAAGAGGAGCTTGAAAACTTTAAACCTGATTTTACAATTTACAATGCATGTAAAACTGTTGATATGGCTTATGTAAGTCATGGGTTACACTCAGAGGTTTATGTTATATTTAATGTGGAAGAGAATCAAGCTATTATTGGTGGAACTTGGTATGCTGGTGAGATGAAAAAAGGTGTGTTCTCTATGATGAACTACTGGCTTCCACTAGAAGGAAAACTTCCAATGCACTGTTCTGCAAATATTGGGAAAGATGGTGACACTGCACTATTCTTTGGACTTTCTGGAACAGGAAAAACTACGCTTTCAACAGATCCAAATAGAGCATTAATTGGTGATGATGAGCATGGTTGGGATGATAACGGAGTATTTAACTTTGAGGGTGGTTGTTATGCAAAAGTAATTAACCTTGACCCAGAAAGCGAACCTGAAATCTTTGGTGCTATTAAAAAAGGTGCTATTTTAGAAAATGTTGTTGCAGATGAAAATGGAGTTGTAGATTACTCTGATAAATCAAAAACAGAAAATACAAGAGTTTCTTACCCAATAGATCATATAGAAAATCACACTCCATCTATGAGAGGTGGGCATCCAAAAAATATTATATTCTTATGTGCTGATGCTTTTGGTGTTTTACCTCCAGTTGCTAAACTAGATAAACAACAAGCTATGTACTACTTCTTAAGTGGTTATACTGCAAAAGTAGCAGGAACTGAAAGAGGAATAAACGAGCCAATGGCAACTTTCTCTTCTTGTTTTGGAGAGGCCTTTTTACCACTAAACCCAACTGTTTATGCTGAGCTTTTAGGTAAAAAAATAGATGAACATAATGTAAATGTATTTTTAGTAAACACAGGATGGACAGGTGGTCCTTATGGTGTTGGAAAAAGAATGAGTATTAAAAATACAAGAGCTTGTATAAATGCTATTTTAGATGGTTCTATAAATGAATCTGAATTCCAAAATATGACAATATTTAATATACAAATTCCAAAAACACTAAAAGGTGTAGATACTCATGTATTAACTCCTAGATATACATGGTCTGACCCCCTAGAGTATGACAAAGCAAAAAGAAAATTAGCAGAGATGTATATAGAAAACTTTAAAAAATATTTAACTCTTGAGAGTGAATATGATTTTACAGCTGCTGGTCCACAGTTATAA
- a CDS encoding bifunctional 3,4-dihydroxy-2-butanone 4-phosphate synthase/GTP cyclohydrolase II, with amino-acid sequence MNAITRVKEAIEEIKKGNMVIMLDDEDRENEGDLVYSAALSTPELVNFMVTHAKGLVCVSVSSETAKRLELFPMVSNNTSSYETAFTVSVDDVNAATGISAIERDNTIKILANPISKATELVRPGHIFPLIAKDGGVLVRTGHTEGSVDLCKLAGLKGEAVICEILKEDGTMARRDDLDIFAAKHNLKQIYISDLVEYRLANETLVSEVSSNEILFFGKEAIKKEFKDHLENIHTVILFGKEEDVNHVKFHTIRPDIKIFLHDNKLNSMLKTINFLQSKGGVLIFLNNSNKNQELEKNYGIGAQILNSLKIKKIKLMTSGGKHSFVGLQGFGLEILEEIQIEG; translated from the coding sequence ATGAATGCAATAACAAGAGTAAAAGAGGCAATAGAAGAGATAAAAAAAGGCAATATGGTAATAATGCTAGATGATGAAGATAGAGAAAATGAGGGAGATTTAGTATATTCAGCAGCGTTGAGTACCCCAGAACTTGTAAATTTTATGGTAACTCATGCCAAAGGTTTGGTTTGTGTGAGTGTATCAAGTGAAACAGCAAAAAGGCTTGAACTTTTTCCTATGGTTTCAAATAATACATCATCGTATGAAACAGCTTTTACAGTTTCGGTTGATGATGTAAATGCAGCTACTGGAATTAGTGCAATAGAAAGAGACAATACTATTAAGATTTTAGCAAATCCAATATCTAAAGCTACAGAGCTTGTAAGACCAGGGCATATATTTCCACTTATTGCAAAAGATGGTGGAGTATTAGTTCGAACAGGTCACACAGAAGGAAGTGTTGATTTATGTAAGTTAGCTGGGCTAAAAGGTGAAGCTGTTATTTGTGAAATTCTAAAAGAAGATGGAACAATGGCAAGAAGAGATGATTTAGATATTTTTGCTGCTAAACATAATTTAAAACAGATTTATATATCAGATTTAGTTGAATATAGACTTGCAAATGAAACTTTAGTTTCTGAAGTTTCTAGTAATGAAATTTTATTCTTTGGTAAGGAAGCTATAAAAAAAGAGTTTAAAGACCATCTTGAAAATATTCATACAGTTATTCTTTTTGGAAAAGAAGAAGATGTAAATCATGTAAAATTTCATACAATAAGACCTGATATTAAAATATTTTTACATGATAATAAATTAAACTCTATGTTAAAAACTATAAACTTTTTACAAAGTAAAGGTGGAGTTTTAATATTTTTAAATAACTCAAATAAAAATCAGGAACTAGAAAAGAACTATGGAATAGGGGCTCAAATATTAAATTCTTTAAAAATTAAAAAAATTAAGCTAATGACAAGTGGAGGAAAACACTCTTTTGTAGGACTTCAAGGTTTTGGTTTAGAGATTTTAGAAGAGATACAAATAGAGGGATAA
- a CDS encoding LPP20 family lipoprotein yields MKYLLPIFFSIFFVACFGINKDEISQNNSLKYPSWYLNPPLNEGIILYGVGVANTKQEAILNALDDLSSRLMLTIQSNQEISLKSFRDYREYVSKTTTFNINTKSEKLTFKDYKIEDFYSFQKDIFYLISIKKVI; encoded by the coding sequence ATGAAATATTTATTACCTATATTTTTTTCAATTTTTTTTGTAGCTTGTTTTGGAATAAACAAAGATGAAATTTCACAAAATAACTCTTTAAAATATCCTTCTTGGTACTTAAACCCACCTTTAAATGAGGGAATTATACTTTATGGAGTAGGAGTTGCGAATACAAAACAAGAGGCTATTTTAAATGCTTTAGATGATTTATCTTCAAGATTAATGCTAACAATACAATCAAATCAAGAGATAAGTTTAAAATCTTTTAGAGATTATAGAGAGTATGTTTCTAAAACTACAACTTTTAATATAAATACAAAGAGTGAAAAATTAACTTTTAAAGATTATAAAATAGAGGATTTTTATAGTTTTCAAAAAGATATTTTTTATTTGATTAGTATAAAAAAAGTGATTTAA
- a CDS encoding CsgG/HfaB family protein yields the protein MRLKSSLFFIFVVFFISGCSQKVLINSTKPAIIDRASNTKKIAVLKFENDNVGLSTKIESAIYSVKVDDKSYFTVISKNNRENILNEQKFQYSGLANKTNSVEIGELLGAQALISGKIDSANVQRDNYYETRYRCIDRKCQYTQEYRVACTNAKYSLIANISMIDVQKGDVIYTNNYTRNRSYKKCSDESGGLPQANVVYDLFANSIVDEFLPYIAPTKQSYYLELFDEPDISYTKEQDLLLENGLEYLKLGELDRSMEIFSKLLDSTDDKCYVASYNLGVIKESLGEYENAKELYDLSDKLTLKPNKTVIEAISRIKQRIEERNRLNNQIEAEK from the coding sequence ATGAGATTAAAATCATCACTTTTTTTTATATTTGTTGTTTTTTTTATCTCTGGATGTAGCCAAAAAGTACTTATAAATAGTACTAAACCAGCTATTATTGATAGAGCTTCAAATACAAAAAAGATTGCAGTTTTAAAGTTTGAAAATGACAATGTAGGACTTTCTACAAAAATTGAATCGGCAATATATAGTGTAAAAGTAGATGATAAATCATATTTTACAGTTATTAGTAAAAATAATAGAGAAAATATTTTAAATGAACAAAAATTTCAATATTCAGGACTTGCAAATAAAACAAACAGTGTTGAAATAGGAGAACTTTTAGGTGCTCAAGCATTAATTAGTGGAAAGATTGATAGTGCAAATGTACAAAGAGATAACTATTATGAAACAAGATATAGATGTATTGATAGAAAATGTCAATATACACAAGAGTATAGAGTAGCTTGTACAAATGCAAAGTATTCATTAATAGCAAATATTTCAATGATTGATGTACAAAAAGGTGATGTAATATATACAAATAATTACACAAGAAATAGAAGTTATAAAAAATGTTCAGATGAAAGCGGTGGTTTACCTCAAGCAAATGTTGTTTATGATCTATTTGCAAATAGTATTGTAGATGAATTTTTGCCATATATTGCTCCTACAAAGCAAAGTTACTATTTAGAGCTTTTTGATGAACCTGATATTTCATATACAAAAGAGCAAGATCTTCTTTTAGAAAATGGTTTAGAGTATTTGAAACTTGGAGAGTTAGATAGAAGTATGGAGATTTTTAGTAAACTTTTGGATTCAACAGATGATAAATGTTATGTTGCTTCGTATAATTTAGGTGTTATAAAAGAGAGTTTAGGAGAGTATGAAAATGCAAAAGAACTTTATGATTTATCTGATAAATTAACACTAAAACCAAATAAAACTGTAATAGAAGCCATAAGTAGAATAAAACAGAGAATTGAAGAAAGAAATAGATTAAACAATCAAATAGAAGCTGAAAAATGA
- a CDS encoding LPP20 family lipoprotein, protein MYIFKKTSIIFFISLVSIFFVSCSSKTQDINEIAVTECTIAGAKAPLWACGNYSEENRFVAVGSAPMSKLGHDFSRREALANARTNLVNDIELEVKNRVESYMNSTGLKESESIERVVTMVSRQTSSMTLKESKQISSWENPNDNFIYILVAIPKANIEKTINSEVQKALDSLDKI, encoded by the coding sequence ATGTATATTTTTAAAAAAACTTCAATTATCTTTTTTATCTCTTTAGTTTCAATCTTTTTTGTTTCTTGTAGTTCTAAAACTCAAGATATAAATGAGATAGCTGTAACTGAATGTACAATTGCGGGAGCAAAAGCTCCGCTTTGGGCTTGTGGGAACTATAGTGAAGAGAACAGATTTGTAGCAGTTGGATCTGCTCCTATGTCAAAACTAGGGCATGATTTTAGCAGAAGAGAAGCTTTGGCAAATGCTAGAACAAATTTAGTAAATGATATAGAACTAGAAGTGAAAAACAGAGTTGAAAGCTATATGAATTCAACAGGATTAAAAGAGAGTGAAAGTATAGAAAGAGTTGTAACTATGGTATCAAGACAAACTTCATCTATGACTTTAAAAGAGTCAAAGCAAATAAGCTCTTGGGAAAATCCAAATGATAATTTTATATATATTTTAGTTGCAATTCCAAAAGCAAATATAGAAAAAACAATCAATAGTGAAGTTCAAAAAGCACTAGATTCTTTAGATAAAATATAG
- a CDS encoding c-type cytochrome: protein MKILILSLLIILNSFAEENPNDMDINNSFITKYEYGKMLYNNPRGIGCNNCHGDDARGKKLVEFKHVQNQEEYFCSLIAPDIKYIEYDVFSKKVNLKKNDNLKFEKDQVCDKLIYKANVMPTYFMVEEEIEAIYYYIQNMK, encoded by the coding sequence ATGAAAATTCTTATTTTATCTCTACTTATAATTTTAAACTCATTTGCTGAAGAAAATCCAAATGATATGGATATTAACAACTCTTTTATTACTAAATATGAGTATGGAAAAATGTTATATAACAACCCTAGAGGAATAGGGTGTAACAACTGTCATGGAGATGATGCAAGAGGTAAAAAACTTGTTGAGTTTAAGCATGTTCAAAATCAAGAAGAGTATTTTTGCTCTTTAATTGCTCCTGATATAAAATATATAGAGTATGATGTTTTTTCAAAAAAAGTTAATTTGAAAAAAAATGACAATCTCAAATTTGAAAAAGATCAAGTTTGTGATAAATTAATATATAAAGCAAATGTCATGCCTACATATTTTATGGTTGAAGAGGAGATTGAAGCTATTTATTACTATATTCAAAATATGAAGTAG